In Nymphaea colorata isolate Beijing-Zhang1983 chromosome 10, ASM883128v2, whole genome shotgun sequence, the genomic stretch TTGGGCCCACATTaaccttattttttaaaacttttttatgtttacttaagccattttttccttttttttttcgctttaACCTTTTTCATGTTTACTTAACATTTTGTTGGTCCTTTGTCAATACGATGCACTGGTGATCTGGGCTTATTACTTTTATTTTCAGAATTAATTTAAAAGATTTAAGTTACTTTtgtaattaaaaatttttaaaactaaacaaaTACAAACTTGAACGAGAGATCTGGCAAGATATTGCTACAAATGGATTTGGCAGCAATATCAGAAAGataaacaattaaaatgttaaaaaaaaacgtcaaaGCATTAACTTACAAAACAAGCATCCGTGCCTGACGTGTGCTGATGCGCACGCAATGCATCCGGTGGACTGCGGATCCGCTCATGGCAATGATACTCCTGATGCGCACGTCTAATAATATTGACATCAACCTTCTTAAAGCATAAAATGGTACGTGTTAATGGAATAAGCATTTTAGGAATATGTATTCTAACAAATATTGTTCCTATCAACCACCACAATCAGTGGTGGTTCAACCAGTGGTGTGGTACTAGATGCGCACGCATCACTTGGACCCACCACCAGCTGACTCGACCCACCACCAGCTGAATGTACCAATGTTCATGGTAGGGGCGAAGTCAGGATTTTTTCTATAGTCAGGCCAAGATGATTCACGGGCCAGGTCAGGGTTGGGCCAAGAGGAGCAACGAGGAGCGAtcggtagggctgcacacgagccgagtcgagctcgagcttgcccagctcgagctcgactcgactcaacgagctcgagctggaactcgactcgaactcgagtcgagctacctaacacaagctcgagctcgactcgattaaataaagtcgagctcgagctcgactcgattaactcgattagctcgtctaaataaaatatgatccttctttttaaaatatctagtaaaaTACAAAATGGAAATAggacataatatatataaacgagtcgagtcgagttcagaactcgactcgactcgtttactcattcgagtttcattataagctcgaactcgactcgtttataaacgagtcgagctcgagccgagtttaaccgggcgagttcgagtcgagcccgagctggctcgacttgttgtgcagccctagcgatcggtcgggccaaactaaaaaaattcgTTGGCCCGGGCgggccccccttccctccgcccctggttcATGGGGGGTGCGTTTTTTTCCAAGATTTGTGGGCATATGGCCTGATATGCATGCATAGCTGGCACGCGGTGTGTGCATCAGACAGTCAgtattttcagttttcacttgCTGTCTCTCTACTCACCATTTGTCTTTTTGTCCTCCGCCGTTGACTCCCTCTCCATTATCCGCTGCCACCACTAGTTTCCCCTCCATTGCGGGGCATTAGAGAGCCACATGATGTAGTCTGGTGTGAGCAATTTTCACACTAACCtcttaaattttcttgattttataaGGCATCTCTAAATATTTACTTTAATATACACATAGGTGCCTTTGCAGATATGAATACTTTTAAATGAGTATCCATTCAGTCAATTTTTCTACCTCCACCACTACCGAACACACATCACCAAAAGCCCACCACATCGCTAGCCTCTTTACCGCCATTCATCTCCGGCACAcaatgcctctctctctttgtgtttcCACTTGGTCGCGCAGTACCGAAACAATGGCGACTGGCGGTGAGTcgccccctttctctctctaactcccCACATTCTTTTTTTGCCTACTTATCATTTTGATTGttgtttttcagttttaacaTTGTTTTGTGGATATTATGTATTTAGTACTTGACCTCTTTTTTGTCCTAAGTGCACTTACTCACCATTATGCATCGTAGCGCTAGGCACCGCCTTAATTCAAGGGACTTAACAACATTGGGTTCAACAACCAAATGGCCTTTTAATTGTACTAGCAGAACGTCAGCACAAGTCACGAATTCACGTACCCATTTGCTTGCCTCTTCACAATCCAAGCTCCAAGAAATGGGAGCCCATGTCTAAACAAGCCAACACATTCTAGTGCTACATGGGCATGCCAATGCAATGCAGCCTAAACGACAGGTCTATGATGTTTGTTTATGATGTTAAATGTGTGCTCATTGTGACATAAGTGGGAAGGTTTCTCTTGGACTTGTGGGGAGTTAATACAGGCGCTTGAAGGAGAATGTGTGAAAGATTATAAGCTGTTACTACAAGAAAGGAGTGTTATGCTATACGCACATAAGTGGGTCATGCAACGTATGGACTGGTGCAATCTTGAccaaaaaaggaaggaaacatATAGGTAGTTGAGGAGTACTTCTGTCCATAAATATGTTACCTATTGATAAGTcatggagaaaatgaaatggTTTAATGTTCGTGATTAAGATACCTCAAAACCAAGTGCTTGAATATTTTTCCTTTACATAAGTCAGGGTGGTATCAATGCTAGAGAATGCATGGAGTTCGACTAGCCATCCCAGGGCACGGGTACCCCGTCTTGTACTTGGTACTCAGCCCTAGTCAGGCTCGACCAGAAATTGAGTGCAAGGCCGGCCTAATAAGTTGTTAGGCTGGCCCAACAGGTGGGATCGACTCAGCCcgataatttatatttaatatttattattatttatatatatataattatatatactttattatgattaaattatattatattcataaaaatatatCATTTCCCTGATCTACCCATCTGAATATGAGTCacgagtttaccaactatgTACCACAATACTTATTGGACTGCCAAAAGGAGCTCTGCTGCCCAACGGTATGGACCCACTTTCCATTGCATTAACCGACGTCCCTTCAATGAAACTAGTAGTAGTTTGCCAGTTTGACattaaaccaaaaaagaaaagttaacaACGGCTAGACAAAGTGCCAcctaagttatatatatatatatatatatatatatatatatatctatgaaATCAGTCAGCCAATGTTCATAGctagatgtttttttttaaactatgtAACACTAAAAACCGTCCAAAATGGTgcatttcaaagtaaaaaagtTTGGTCAATCAACCGCACATTATTTACAATAGTTTTTAGCgtcacaaaatataaaaaagccATCtgcccaatatatatatatatatatatacaaaattctTGAATCCTTCTACAATTGTCCATCCAGCCTCTCACAATGCATTGGGTTGCATGTTTGAGGCATCAGATGGCTGGATGGTTAGTGGAGTTtgtcaaataaataaataaaaacacacacaaaatgtGAATTTCTTCGACCATATGGATGCGTCCTGCCTCACACACGCAACCCGATGCATTGCAGATGGACCGAAGATTTGAatcctctatatatataaatgattcATGAATTATGGAAGTTGAGTAAATACAAGCtcattttcaaaaaggaaaatgaggaTTAACACATAAGACTTTGCAAAAGTATTCTTATCCTCTATTATATAGTCCATATATAtctgtgtctatatatataaatatacatatacgaatactaatttatttattttcttatcgTACGAGACAAAAATGTATAAAACTGCAGTACTAGGTGAGCATGGGGTGAGAATCTTTTCCAGTAAATCCTAGTAGGCCAGGTGGAGTGCTGTCAATCGTGCGCCACCTAAAATTGCTCAAGGCAATAACCTTtatcaatgaaaaatatattttttttcttgaatttatcCTCAAATTTTGCTTTTTGATTCTCCTGACTTATTGCAATCTGGTCCAGAGCGTAGCAGCGGTGGCACATTTACTAttttaagtgaaaatgaatcagcACTGAGACCACTTGCACCTTCTTCATACCATTATATAAACACAGTCACACCTGCCTCATCCTGAAGTCGATCAAGAATGGCGAGGAAGAAGTTGAACTTGAACTATATCGCCAAGGACTCCATTAGGCGAAtgacattcaagaaaagaaagaggggaTTGCTGAAGAATGCTTATGAGCTCAGCACCCTCTGCGATGTAACCATGTGTGTCATTGTCTATGGACAGAATAAGAACAAACCGAAGATATGGCCACAGAAGCGCTCGCAAGTCTTACAAATCATTGACAAGTTCAAGGAGTTGCCTGAGACTGAGAAAATCAAAAACATGTTGAATCAAGAGAGCTTTCTCAGGCAAAGAGTATCCAAGTCCGCCAAGGAGCTCGCTGAGCTATCCAAGGAGAACAAGGAGGTGGACTTGAGACATACATTATTGGATGGCATGGCCAAGAGGAGCATTCTGATTGGTGCCGGCATCGAGGAGGTTCGCGCCTTAGCAAGCATGGTGGAGGCCAAGTACTCCATGGTGAAAGCAAGGTATGAGCTATTGAAGCCTCAGCCTTTGGAAAGACCACCACCATCTACAGTGTTGGCTCCGTTGTCAATGCCGACGAATGCGATGGCAGAATGGGATCAGTCGAGACTGACATTTACGATTCCAATGCAAGGAGAGCAGTCCGTTGAAGATCTCCTAAACTCTATCGACTGCTATCCTATGGAGTGGCTATATGCTGATCCCAACCAATTGAACAACCCTCATGACTCTCTGGGATGAAGTCTCTTTGCTGTTAACTTGTCTCCCTCTCCATGGCCATATTCCATTTAAGTCTTTAAAAAATAGATACTTTGTTGATGGAATTGGCAATGGAGATAGTCAGTTGTGTCGAGACATGAGgttgcttttgttattttttcgtTTTGGTCCAGTCTTGGACTCCTGGGAACTCCAATCCCATTTAAGGGTGCTTTTATGGtaatcttttctcttttgtcattGTTCAAGACtgttaatattttttctttcttaattttgacTTCCATATAACTGTTgtactttttgtcatttttagtcatccaattttatttttatcccaAGGGGGATGGGTTCAGTATACCAGTGACTAAAAGGGAGAAAGGTCCAACACCATCATGAACCCCAATAGCTAGGGCCATACCTCGTGTTATGATCGTTGTATGGGCACTGGGGAGggaatttgtcaaaaaaaaaaaaaaattagaaaattgttgaaaaacTGCTTATAATTTTGCAAGGgaatttatgtaattttttgttttacagGTTTTGCCTTAATCCCCATGTATTATAAGGAGGCAATTTCTCTTGTATTGAAAAACTGTTTTGTGTGACGACCATGGATGTAAGAGAACTTTGTCTCCAAACCATGTAGAATCTTTGTGTCCTTCTTGTTTATcctctttttcaatttcttctcttTGGTGTTGCGAGAGATAGAAAGAGGGCCTCATTCTAACAATAAACCCTCCTCATTAGTTGTCCTTTTGGCTTTTTCccgaaaacaataaaaacaatcTTACCCAAGCATATAGATACCCAGATACAGCAACATTTACAAAACCTACATCTTCACTTCTATTGATCTTGTGATTTCGATACTTGTCTCGGTACCCTTCCTTTTCCCCCAAATAAATATTCAATCCCTAAAAACAACCCCTCTATAAGgacaaaatgggaaaacaaaaaaaattgctggtttttgtgaaaaacaaaattacacttgacaaaagaaaaaatggaaaactgatttttttattttattttttttataccgTTCCTAGCTATTAACAAGGGTAGCATGTTTTCCATCCTATTTTCTTGACATATACCACAATGTAATTTTGACAGGAGCAATGGCTCCTTTCTAAAAGTATTTTATTTATCCTATACAAAAAAgactttcaaaaatttatattttgtcttctgttaaaatttgaaaccatGGTTCGGCCCTCTTAATAAAAATTTCGACCTTCGCTTCGCCCCGTATGTAAAGGGAAGACCATAGATCCAACATGCATATGGTATCAATCAGATATTAGGTCTTGCCTTCAATGCTTGCACGACTTATTTTGGCTTAATTTGCTAAAAGATCAACGATGCAAATACGAATTGACCTATGAGTTACCTTTCTTAATCAGTTCACATTTTCGTAAGGCTCATAATAGTTAAGAAAGCAAGAAGCTGCAGTTTTGCAGAGTAAGACCCAATATTGGTGGCATGAAACTATAATTAAAGAGCTTTGGGGCCAATATTCAACAGTTCTTAGCTAGACTACCAAAGCACGtcgacattaaaaaaaaaaaaaaaacaaattttcatattaatatttcaagttaattttttcatttagaaattgatgccccttaaaaatttaattaatgTCCCTTAACtgaaattttctggctccatcTGGCCTCTGTCTGTTAGTAAAAATGAGGAACATCTATACATACCAAAATAATACATAAAGCAGAGCATCCATGCATACCAAAACATGGAGCTCCCACAACACCAAAACAGGGCATCTAAACATACCAAAATCATGCAACATTCAACATTCAAGGCAGTAGCAGTAAGTTTCCCAACTTGACCTGTGACAATATAAGGCCAGCTGCAACactctaagagagagagagatgttgcaTCCATGTAAAACTTTATAACTAAGAGAAGGTTAATGAATATGTTTCGGTTAAAAGGATGACCTGTAGGATTCTACTGCAGCTGTCAGCAATCCCATGGTTTTCTCTTCCATGCGTATTGATAAAGAGGGAAAAGCAAGCTATTGACAATCTCTC encodes the following:
- the LOC116262668 gene encoding agamous-like MADS-box protein AGL80; this encodes MARKKLNLNYIAKDSIRRMTFKKRKRGLLKNAYELSTLCDVTMCVIVYGQNKNKPKIWPQKRSQVLQIIDKFKELPETEKIKNMLNQESFLRQRVSKSAKELAELSKENKEVDLRHTLLDGMAKRSILIGAGIEEVRALASMVEAKYSMVKARYELLKPQPLERPPPSTVLAPLSMPTNAMAEWDQSRLTFTIPMQGEQSVEDLLNSIDCYPMEWLYADPNQLNNPHDSLG